A genomic window from Lotus japonicus ecotype B-129 chromosome 1, LjGifu_v1.2 includes:
- the LOC130732158 gene encoding ribonucleoside-diphosphate reductase small chain-like: MSSIPEEPLLAPNPERFCMFPIQYPQIWEMYKKAEASFWTAEEVDLSDDLRHWNSLTDDERHFITHVLAFFAASDGIVIENLAGRFMKEVQSAEARAFYGFQIAIENIHSEMYSLLLETYIKDSAEKSRLFRAIETVPCVRKKAEWALKWIHSTDTFFAERLVAFACVEGIFFSGSFCAIFWLKKRGLMPGLTFSNELISRDEGLHCDFACLMYSLLRTKLTEERMVGIVHDAVEIEREFVCDALPCALVGMNGELMSQYIEFVADRLLGVLGCGKVYGVQNPFDWMELISLQGKTNFFDKRVGEYHKASVMSSLNRGNGGGAYVFTKDEDF, translated from the coding sequence ATGTCATCCATTCCAGAAGAACCCCTTCTAGCTCCGAACCCAGAGCGTTTTTGCATGTTCCCAATCCAATACCCTCAGATATGGGAAATGTACAAGAAAGCCGAAGCTTCATTCTGGACCGCTGAGGAGGTCGACCTCTCCGACGACCTCCGCCACTGGAACTCCCTGACCGACGACGAGCGCCACTTTATCACCCACGTCCTGGCTTTCTTTGCCGCTTCTGACGGCATTGTCATTGAAAACCTCGCCGGAAGGTTCATGAAGGAAGTCCAATCCGCTGAGGCGCGCGCCTTCTACGGATTCCAGATCGCCATTGAGAACATCCACTCGGAAATGTACAGTTTGCTCTTAGAAACCTACATTAAGGACTCCGCGGAGAAGAGCAGACTCTTCCGTGCAATCGAAACTGTTCCTTGCGTAAGGAAGAAAGCCGAGTGGGCCCTGAAATGGATCCACTCGACAGATACTTTCTTCGCGGAACGGCTTGTCGCGTTCGCGTGTGTGGAAGGAATCTTCTTCTCCGGGAGCTTCTGCGCCATCTTCTGGCTGAAGAAGCGCGGCCTCATGCCGGGGCTAACATTCTCCAACGAGCTGATCTCCCGTGACGAGGGGCTCCACTGCGACTTCGCGTGTCTGATGTACTCCCTCCTGAGGACCAAGCTCACCGAGGAGCGCATGGTGGGGATTGTGCATGACGCGGTGGAGATCGAGAGGGAGTTTGTGTGCGACGCGCTTCCATGCGCGTTGGTTGGGATGAACGGCGAGCTAATGAGTCAGTACATTGAGTTTGTTGCGGATCGGTTGCTGGGAGTGCTTGGGTGCGGGAAGGTGTATGGGGTGCAGAACCCTTTTGATTGGATGGAGCTGATTTCGTTGCAGGGGAAAACTAACTTTTTTGATAAGCGAGTTGGAGAGTACCATAAGGCTTCTGTGATGTCTAGTTTGAACCGCGGCAACGGTGGTGGCGCGTACGTGTTCACCAAGGATGAGGACTTCTAA